From the genome of Vigna angularis cultivar LongXiaoDou No.4 chromosome 11, ASM1680809v1, whole genome shotgun sequence, one region includes:
- the LOC108333447 gene encoding olee1-like protein has product MARSFAVVALFVSVVCFSSALARKTPERFFVEGKIYCDPCQFAFESRLSFPLPGVNVTLECIMEENDTVSYSRKSSTDANGLYSIPVRGDHEEEICVVVANPPNEGQCRQAMPNKSDRIILTKNMGAASQTRYVNPLGFMTQTTDPQCTDVVQELGLDKLFDD; this is encoded by the exons ATGGCAAGGTCATTTGCTGTTGTTGCCCTCTTTGTCTCAGTTGTGTGCTTCTCGTCTGCCTTAGCTCGCAAAACACCTGAAAGATTCTTCGTTGAAGGCAAGATTTATTGTGATCCTTGCCAGTTTGCATTTGAGTCCAGACTCAGCTTCCCCTTGCCAG GTGTGAATGTGACTTTGGAATGCATAATGGAAGAGAATGATACAGTGTCATATTCGAGGAAGAGCTCAACTGATGCAAATGGCTTGTACAGCATCCCTGTCCGTGGTGATCACGAGGAAGAGATCTGTGTGGTTGTTGCAAACCCACCAAATGAGGGACAATGCAGACAGGCAATGCCAAACAAGTCCGACAGAATCATTCTCACCAAAAACATGGGTGCCGCATCTCAGACTCGTTATGTCAATCCCCTTGGGTTCATGACACAGACAACTGATCCACAATGCACTGACGTTGTTCAGGAGCTAGGACTCGACAAACTTTTTGATGATTAA
- the LOC128194653 gene encoding uncharacterized protein LOC128194653, producing the protein MAGSAQSDDDSDREFENERIEVKYYMLLDDNEKLEKDLEEALKSAKTVKTEVQVVEKECDNYPLHVEKIEYLTSTLAKFTQGKENLDVVLRSSGRAIHKQGIGYKAQSNRINSKKFIDLSKPTTNACFYCNTLGHTVQNFYFRNVGVPKGKYKWVPKEQLSTTHKKGPKFKWKSTLQLMKSTRYLYFGLSVFENLNVGLFEYISFAPLYMHTMTIVVICKTLVCVKESLHSLQSFGKMVASSSRLGKRSSSSRREANPFGWFSDDDQRTDFICQWGYKEVIRHKCMSILFFRNEGFVFQELLEKVGLTKFVELQGDCYPNLVKVFYSNLKKEDNCLTSKVKGVNIIIDPLIWKYVAGFQEAGMKAHQGIPGFYKTEIYNNFLKNPDMVGKCESFSIENLTKEESLCAYVITWILLPRGEDQYLLNGEDVYLLYALQTGTPIDWSFVIDDYMLKFAKQKEYHLPYGVFISKILRMQNVDITHERTICCNKHNVLEELFLYLVGFRKGKEGWIFKDEYIPGTDEMNPVNIDSARYEFRPQTRFEEFVDERFKRLDKKMMMLH; encoded by the exons ATGGCAGGCTCTGCACAATCAGACGATGATAGTGATCGTGAATTCGAAAATGAACGAATAGAAGTCAAGTACTACATGCTACTGGAT GataatgaaaagcttgaaaaagatcttgaagaagctTTGAAATCTGCAAAGACAGTAAAGACCGAAGTACAAGTTGTTGAGAAAGAGTGTGATAACTATCCTCTACATGTTGAGAAGATTGAGTACTTAACCAGCACATTGGCAAAATTCACTCAAGGCAAAGAAAACCTTGATGTTGTGTTGAGATCATCTGGAAGAGCTATCCACAAACAAGGTATTGGTTATAAGGCTCaaagtaataggataaactcaaagaaatttattgatctgagtAAACCTACTACTAATGCATGCTTTTACTGCAATACACTTGGTCACACAGTACAAAACTTctattttagaaatgttggtgttccaaagGGAAAATACAAATGGGTTCCCAAGGAACAACTTTCTACAACTCACAAGAAAggacccaaattcaaatgg AAATCAACTTTGCAATTAATGAAATCGACTAGATATCTCTATTTTGGGCTTTctgtatttgaaaatttaaatgtggGCTTATTTGAGTACATCTCTTTCGCGCCTTTATATATGCATACCATGACTATAGTTGTAATATGCAAAACCCTTGTTTGTGTCAAAGAGTCTCTACATTCTTTACAAAGTTTTGGCAAGATGGTCGCCTCATCTTCTCGCCTAGGAAAGCGTTCATCGTCTTCTAGAAGGGAAGCGAATCCGTTTGGCTGGTTTAGTGATGATGATCAACGCACTGATTTCATATGCCAGTGGGGTTACAAGGAAGTGATCAGGCACAAATGCATGAGCATTCTATTTTTCCGCAATGAAGGTTTCGTGTTTCAAGAATTGTTGGAGAAAGTTGGTCTGACCAAATTTGTTGAACTTCAAGGGGATTGTTATCCAAACCTTGTGAAGGTTTTCTATTCAAATCTGAAAAAGGAAGATAATTGTCTCACCTCCAAAGTGAAAGGTGTCAATATCATCATTGATCCTCTCATATGGAAATATGTTGCTGGATTTCAAGAAGCAGGAATGAAGGCTCATCAAGGCATTCCAGGATTCTACAAAACTGAAATCTATAACAATTTCTTGAAGAATCCTGACATGGTAGGAAAATGTGAATCCTTTAGCATTGAAAATCTGACCAAGGAAGAAAGCTTGTGTGCATACGTGATCACCTGGATTTTACTACCAAGAGGTGAAGATCAATACTTACTGAATGGTGAAGATGTGTACCTATTGTATGCATTGCAAACTGGTACTCCAATAGATTGGTCTTTTGTGATTGATGATTACATGTTAAAGTTTGCAAAACAAAAGGAGTATCATCTACCATATGGAGTGTTCATAAGTAAAATTTTGAGAATGCAGAATGTGGATATCACACATGAAAGAACAATTTGTTGCAATAAGCATAATGTTTTAGAAGAGTTGTTCTTATACTTAGTAGGCTTCCGAAAAGGAAAGGAAGGTTGGATATTCAAGGATGAGTACATTCCTGGTACTGATGAAATGAATCCTGTAAATATTGATTCAGCAAGATATGAATTTCGGCCTCAAACAAGATTTGAAGAATTTGTGGATGAAAGATTCAAAAGACTTGAcaagaaaatgatgatgcttCACTGA
- the LOC108333446 gene encoding AAA-ATPase At3g50940 produces MSDSKTLLTAVASLAASAVLFRSITNEFVPNEVLEYFHSGLHNLSRKLSTRLTVVIEEFQGMSRNQVFEAAEAYLTTKATLSAQRVKASKSENDKNLSFGVDRDEEVNDEFEGVEIRWKYICKQAESIRNKHRDMNSSLRSEIRYFELCFPKKHKEKIFSSYFPYVLERAKDIKQENEAVKLHTVDYSCYWKVPGIKLGHPMTFKTLAIDAELKREIVNDLDKFVKGKEFYK; encoded by the coding sequence ATGTCCGATAGCAAGACCCTTTTAACTGCTGTGGCCTCCCTTGCTGCTTCAGCTGTGCTGTTCAGAAGTATTACCAATGAGTTTGTTCCTAATGAAGTCTTGGAATATTTTCACTCAGGACTTCACAATCTATCTCGCAAATTGTCCACCCGACTCACTGTCGTCATCGAAGAATTTCAAGGCATGTCCAGAAACCAAGTGTTTGAGGCTGCAGAGGCCTATCTCACCACCAAAGCCACTCTCTCAGCTCAAAGAGTTAAAGCAAGCAAATCAGAGAATGATAAAAATCTATCATTCGGTGTAGACAGAGATGAAGAAGTGAATGATGAATTTGAAGGGGTTGAAATACGATGGAAATACATATGTAAACAAGCTGAGTCAATCCGGAATAAGCATCGTGATATGAATTCCTCTTTGAGGTCAGAAATAAGGTACTTTGAGCTATGTTTTCCAAAGAAACACAAGGAGAAGATATTCAGTTCATATTTTCCATACGTGTTGGAGAGAGCCAAGGACATCAAACAAGAAAATGAGGCAGTGAAGCTTCACACGGTTGATTATAGTTGTTATTGGAAAGTTCCTGGTATCAAACTTGGTCACCCCATGACTTTCAAGACTCTTGCAATTGATGCAGAACTTAAGAGGGAAATAGTGAATGATTTGGACAAGTTTGTGAAAGGAAAAGAGTTCTATAAATGA